From Pelosinus fermentans DSM 17108, the proteins below share one genomic window:
- a CDS encoding AMP-binding protein: protein MTNDGNTKVRKNIESVVQILNFRAQHTPDKTAYGMLDAAFNLSEITYSELFLRVSALSSSLSALKIAEGNRCILMFHQGIDFIVSFLACNRIGAIPVPINMPGRNKSLAKWENISMNSQARCIITDKTGVFSLKDMLKNSETLSALPVYSEQEDVFAETISGFNELAFLQYTSGSTGDPKGVMVTHSALMNNLKQIKDKFRFHEDSVMVSWLPFYHDMGLILGILQGIYSGYKVILMNPADFMQQPMNWMKAISVYGATHTTAPNFAYELAADKLEKLTYAEAGSISLKSLERAICGAEPVNMNTLLKFNKTAQHFGLREYTLSPGYGLAEASLVVSAYKAGQEAGWLKLNRKDLQSGSISVIDKGYLGFSQQMTDEAAIGETYLVGNGFVVDEHQLSIRNPEDGTELSAQAIGEICFAGPSVTKGYWNRPEETKNTFPADEKNGQVYLRTGDLGFKDTNGELYITSRIKDLIIIRGMNYYPQDIERTAFNAGSDLRIDGAAAFSVPQEGEEKLILIQEVNRSAVRNPQCDKWAKIIREDVLKVHGIPAEIIIFIPPMHIPRTTSGKIQRNKAKLMYLNCEWSKIVGTSSLDKIRSSFSVSSEKINSREALAEFIAGLVARQLAITTAEIDQNIPFAELGINSMMSLSIRNSLEQAMGFIVPAASLFNYNTVQQMSEHLYSLCNISFNKPVQAKKAADHTVFAQSEFDNFSEDELFELLKKELGETDHAY from the coding sequence ATGACAAACGATGGAAATACAAAAGTAAGAAAAAATATTGAATCCGTTGTTCAGATTCTGAATTTCAGAGCGCAGCACACTCCAGATAAAACCGCTTACGGAATGCTCGATGCAGCCTTTAATTTATCGGAAATCACCTATTCGGAATTATTTTTAAGAGTATCGGCTCTCTCCTCTAGTCTCTCTGCTCTTAAGATTGCCGAAGGCAATCGTTGTATACTGATGTTTCATCAGGGAATCGATTTCATCGTATCATTTCTTGCTTGCAACCGTATTGGCGCAATTCCTGTTCCCATAAATATGCCGGGCCGGAATAAGTCCCTTGCGAAATGGGAAAATATTTCCATGAATTCTCAGGCCCGCTGCATTATTACCGACAAAACCGGTGTTTTTTCACTTAAAGACATGCTGAAAAATTCCGAAACGCTATCCGCGCTGCCTGTATATTCGGAGCAGGAAGATGTTTTTGCCGAAACTATTTCAGGTTTTAATGAGCTGGCTTTTTTGCAGTACACATCCGGTTCCACCGGAGATCCCAAAGGGGTCATGGTCACCCATTCCGCTCTGATGAATAACCTGAAGCAGATTAAAGACAAATTTAGGTTTCACGAAGACAGCGTTATGGTGAGCTGGCTTCCCTTTTACCATGATATGGGCTTGATTCTCGGTATTCTTCAGGGAATTTATTCCGGTTACAAAGTAATTTTAATGAACCCTGCTGATTTCATGCAACAGCCTATGAACTGGATGAAGGCCATTTCAGTCTACGGAGCGACTCATACCACAGCGCCCAATTTCGCCTATGAACTGGCGGCTGACAAACTGGAGAAATTGACTTATGCCGAAGCGGGAAGTATTTCACTTAAATCTCTGGAAAGAGCTATTTGCGGCGCCGAGCCGGTTAATATGAATACACTGCTCAAATTCAATAAAACGGCCCAACATTTCGGGCTCAGAGAATATACATTATCGCCGGGGTACGGACTGGCCGAAGCTTCTCTGGTTGTGTCGGCATATAAAGCAGGACAAGAGGCCGGCTGGCTGAAACTAAACAGAAAGGATCTCCAAAGCGGCTCTATCTCGGTAATTGACAAAGGGTATCTTGGGTTTTCTCAGCAAATGACAGATGAAGCAGCGATTGGAGAAACCTATCTGGTTGGCAACGGTTTTGTGGTGGACGAGCATCAATTGTCAATCAGAAATCCGGAAGACGGTACAGAACTCAGCGCGCAGGCAATAGGCGAAATCTGCTTTGCGGGACCTTCTGTAACAAAAGGCTATTGGAACCGTCCGGAGGAAACAAAGAATACATTTCCCGCCGATGAAAAAAACGGACAGGTTTATCTGAGAACAGGCGATCTTGGCTTTAAGGATACAAATGGCGAACTTTATATCACCAGCAGAATTAAGGATTTGATCATTATCCGGGGTATGAACTATTATCCGCAGGACATTGAAAGAACGGCATTCAATGCTGGCTCCGATCTCCGTATAGACGGTGCTGCCGCTTTTTCTGTCCCGCAGGAGGGAGAAGAAAAGCTGATTCTAATCCAGGAAGTTAACCGCTCGGCTGTCAGAAATCCTCAATGCGACAAATGGGCAAAAATAATTAGGGAAGATGTCCTCAAGGTACACGGCATCCCGGCGGAAATTATCATCTTTATTCCGCCGATGCATATTCCCCGCACAACAAGCGGCAAGATCCAGCGGAACAAAGCAAAGTTAATGTACTTAAACTGCGAATGGAGCAAAATTGTGGGAACTTCTTCCCTGGATAAAATCAGAAGCAGTTTTAGCGTTTCCAGTGAAAAAATCAACAGCCGAGAAGCTCTGGCGGAGTTTATTGCCGGACTTGTTGCCCGGCAGCTTGCCATTACCACGGCTGAAATTGATCAAAACATACCTTTTGCGGAACTGGGCATCAATTCAATGATGTCACTATCTATTCGCAATTCCCTTGAACAGGCTATGGGTTTCATTGTTCCAGCAGCTTCGTTGTTTAATTATAATACAGTACAGCAAATGAGTGAACATCTGTATTCTCTCTGCAACATCAGTTTCAACAAGCCGGTCCAAGCTAAAAAAGCTGCAGATCACACCGTATTCGCACAATCGGAATTCGATAATTTTTCGGAAGATGAGCTTTTTGAACTTTTGAAAAAGGAATTAGGAGAAACGGATCA